The Xenopus laevis strain J_2021 chromosome 5L, Xenopus_laevis_v10.1, whole genome shotgun sequence genome has a segment encoding these proteins:
- the LOC121393784 gene encoding serine protease 56-like — MSQVCSFYHQLCPEGNLTEDKCIQATAGRCQLKLEECKLEMTMDYLNTSPEDGSPVTCGQKFSSTSNNTIAKGRIVGGSVTSPGSWPWLVNLRLNGDLMCGGVLLDDMWILTAAHCFTGNVNLLQWTVVVGQYDLSKKVQGEKTFQVNRIVTHPKFNQKTFDNDLALLELTSSVTASESARPVCLPPVPIDPAPGTNCYIAGWGSLYEDGPLSDVIMEAHVPVLSQEACRGTLGKDMLTSTMFCAGYLTGGIDSCQGDSGGPLTCQDPISKQYVLYGITSWGDGCGERGKPGIYTRVTAFTDWISHQIKKSPPIREPTCFELSELGILHEKGISSLCSFYRTLCPVPLSQEACTRLTEERCKQKQRRCELHSYLQTLLSLLRRAEHFLRDNMDFSFFTQTIPQFMEQVYSNIFTSRVRRDIQIQETEIVDKEIRHDTSGKSNESSEQTENNTESNEILKNKSFELLFQNWGPGLQDWMIQLRKMMEDEDARSLQQFQADKQNIAMEKKLFLQRNDDTVKTLEVIGWNMIHMLKSELRMERAVNLYLEMPALEPKSIADHSQIRKREVTQVTEEEKENLGGCGLLVEAGRKVQSIKEKYRWILQVPERDLSMNFQEILVDMNSKNGKGLYRARVRVQVAGKPTSFISLVGLENSSLYRSMPGIIALSMDVLKT, encoded by the exons ATGAGTCAAGTCTGTAGCTTCTACCATCAGCTGTGTCCTGAGGGGAACCTGACAGAGGACAAATGTATCCAAGCCACGGCTGGTCGGTGCCAACTGAAACTTGAAGAGTGCA agcTGGAAATGACTATGGATTATTTAAATACCTCACCAGAAGATGGAAGTCCAG TGACATGTGGACAGAAGTTCTCATCCACCAGCAACAACACAATCGCTAAGGGCCGCATTGTGGGTGGGAGCGTAACATCCCCTGGGTCCTGGCCTTGGTTAGTGAACCTTCGACTAAATGGAGACCTGATGTGTGGAGGAGTATTGTTGGATGACATGTGGATACTTACAGCTGCTCACTGCTTCACTGG GAATGTTAATTTACTCCAATGGACAGTAGTGGTTGGTCAGTATGATCTCAGCAAGAAGGTTCAAGGAGAGAAGACTTTTCAAGTTAACAGGATTGTGACGCATCCAAAG tttaaccAGAAAACCTTTGATAATGACCTTGCCCTGCTGGAACTAACCAGCTCAGTCACAGCTTCAGAAAGTGCAAGACCAGTGTGCCTTCCGCCAGTGCCTATAGATCCAGCCCCTGGCACTAACTGCTACATTGCTGGATGGGGCTCCCTCTACGAAG ATGGACCCCTGTCAGATGTGATTATGGAAGCCCATGTACCAGTTCTTAGCCAAGAAGCTTGTAGAGGCACCCTGGGAAAAGACATGCTAACCAGCACAATGTTTTGTGCAGGTTACCTGACTGGTGGAATAGACTCTTGTCAG GGAGACTCTGGAGGACCACTGACATGTCAGGATCCTATTTCCAAACAATATGTTCTGTATGGAATCACATCATGGGGAGATGGCTGTGGGGAAAGAGGGAAGCCAGGAATATACACGAGAGTCACTGCCTTTACTGACTGGATCAGCCACCAAATAAAGA AATCTCCTCCAATAAGGGAGCCTACGTGCTTTGAACTGAGTGAACTAGGTATTCTGCATGAAAAAGGAATCAGTTCCCTCTGCTCTTTCTATAGAACGCTGTGCCCTGTGCCTTTGAGCCAGGAAGCATGCACACGTTTAACAGAAGAAAGGTGCAAACAGAAACAGCGGCGATGTG AGCTCCATTCGTATTTGCAAACCCTTCTCAGCTTACTGCGCAGGGCAGAGCATTTCTTGCGGGATAACATGGATTTCTCATTTTTCACCCAGACTATTCCACAGTTCATGGAGCAAGTGTACAGCAATATCTTTACCTCTAGAGTCCGCAGGGACATTCAG ATCCAAGAAACTGAAATAGTGGATAAAGAAATCAGACATGATACATCAGGCAAATCCAATGAGTCATCAGAACAGACTGAAAATAATACAGAGAG caacgagatactgaaaaataaatccttcgaattgttattTCAAAACTGGGGCCCCGGTCTGCAAGATTGGATGATACAGTTGCGTAAGATGATGGAGGATGAGGATGCAAGATCATTACAGCAGTTCCAGGCAGATAAACAAAATATAGCAATGGAAAAAAAGCTTTTTCTCCAG AGAAACGATGATACAGTGAAAACACTGGAAGTGATTGGATGGAATATGATTCACATGCTGAAATCAGAACTCCGAATGGAAAGAGCTGTAAATTTATACTTGGAAATGCCAGCTCTAG AACCAAAGTCCATTGCTGACCATTCCCAGATAAGGAAGAGGGAAGTAACACAAGTGActgaagaggaaaaagaaaatctgGGAG GTTGTGGCCTTCTAGTGGAAGCAGGTCGAAAAGTTCAGTCCATTAAAGAGAAATACAGATGGATCCTGCAAGTGCCAGAGAGAGACCTCTCCATGAACTTCCAAGAG ATTCTGGTGGACATGAACTCTAAGAATGGTAAAGGCCTCTACAGAGCCCGTGTCAGGGTTCAAGTAGCTGGGAAGCCGACCTCCTTTATCAGTTTAGTGGGGCTTGAGAACAGTTCTCTCTATCGTAGCATGCCAGGAATCATTGCTCTCTCAATGGATGTTCTAAAAACCTAA